ttttgtcttacataattttacagaatataatatgcatttatatagagttatttatacggaaattatatattaataatatacaagaaTATACAAGGATGATTTCTATTCTAGGGGCTCACACATTACCATTGCGTCATTACTCATTGCATAATATGATACTCAACTTCTTCCTCCCGAAGTACAAGTATTTCGACCAAATTTAAGTTTATCTAAATGGTTTTACATCctcatgcaaaaattattatagtttgcaTTTAATTTACACACATGCTATTTAGAATTTGTTATATCCaccttgtatattgatatttgtaaccaaagttttataatatgacagttaatattatttatatcatacaataaattataactaacatttAGACATTTTCAAGAtaacattattttgattaaattgtaccaattaaagctatattttggtgaaggaaagcTTCTTTATGTAGGAAATTTTCAGATGagttataatgttaaaaaaatcataattgagatatcttataagtatgttcgaaattacTCATCGGCCATCAAgtagttgaagttgtatttgctCCCACGATTCTCGCAACCAGTCATCACACATCTTCAGTCCCGACAGCCCAGCCCTCCCTCTACAGCCCTACGCAAAAACTTATCTTTCTGAGCTTATCATATTGATTATATTCAGTGatctgaagaatgaaataaaccaaaaaacattcagtggtctattaaaatatattgatgcatatttatgtataaaactCCCTACTCCCTTCCTCTTAGCTATAGACTTCCTTGCATTATGTCGTCTTTTCTAGGGCGACAATTTTATCCTTTCACACTGTACACATTTGGTGCCcctgattttttctttaacacaAGTAAATAAACAATCAACCACGTTCTAAATTGGTCAATGttgtttttgattattatttaatattttttttattatttacttataaataatacatcttAACCAATAGGCAATAACCATACTTTAATCCTTATTGAGGGTtgtgtattcattttttctataccAATAGCGACCGATTCCTCAAGAATGGCGACCCTAATCGCCCATAATGATTTCTTATTCGTATCCAATGGACTTAAATTCATCGTCATGGACTTCAAAAGGTTATCATtgcttattagttattaatattataaattaaattttagaattctGTTGAAATGAATCTTGTGGCTAAAGCTTTGTTatcattatgtattataattttttattctcttataGAAAGACACAAAATTATCGTCGTTGTCTTTCATCCTTTCGTCCAAAATTGTAATTCTAAATTTGTgacttaaaattatcattttattgagcgttttcactgacgtaaTAAATTGCcttataattgaaggagacgtcATTTTGGGGCCTTAAAGTTGACATTTGtacttaataaaattgattaatttccaATCattcttgatgaaacttcatcaaatggcttaaaGAACATATAACCCCTTAATATCTGCACTGAATACTGCttatgccaatgataaacactgatatttgaatataatcaaagggATATGTGctgaaaatccctataaaatatctcaatttgtaattaattttgttttagatCAATTAGGGacgataaaagtaggataattagatataaatatcttattctttccattgtaatagttaattataacatagaaataagattgtataacgatctattaacatattttgaatacatgtTAGGGTCATTTTATAGAGTAAAGTTTATCTGTTTGTTAGGGAAGAacatatttttcagtttttgtttaatatcttaaaaccttatgatctaagaaataaaaatttagcaatgagcgtgtgtagctaaagctaaatatatctaaattattaaagcaaagggtatggacgcctaataactctggtaTCTGGTATACCGGGTATActgttagtatataataaaactgaGCAACATATGTCTGATAAGATAGTAGGatccttttatttcttgatcccattttgaagtACAATAGCTCATTATTTTccgtaatattaattaaaaagggatttttattgtttataaaactTAGTTGCTTAGGCCctcaaaatggccgacatcaacaatgctgatgTCACATGAAAACGCACTATAACAATATATCATGgcgttattacttatttaataagaGAAATAGGCGCTCCTTTACGCCTTGAATTTGCTCAATTTTCCTTGTACAAGTTTTAAGTCACAAATTCTCCCTAATCCAAAGGAGAAGTAACAGTTCTTTAACCTCTGAGTATGAGAAATCTGCATACTCTAATTACATCAAGTCCCTAAAGAAACCATATTCTGGGCAAATAGACTCAATAAACATGCACGGAGCACTTCAAAACATTATGACCCCTTTTCACTCTATACCCTACGATGAGGAACTcggatttaaattaattaaaaataaagaggcAGTAGGGAAATTACTCAGAAAGGACGACTCATTTCAATACGCTAGGAGTGTTTTATCTCCCGGACATCGTCTTAATCAATATAGAAATCAAGATGAGTTTTCTATAGGTGTTGGAGTGGATGGGAACACAAAAACAGTTGGATTTTTTGTCAAGGTCTTgggtaaaaataaagttatctgCGTTCCTCCAACGGAAATAATGGTTATTAAGGATAAGCATAAGCAAATATGCTCATTATATGAAAACGTAATTAGACAGAGTCCTTTATCTGCGTATCATCAAGCTAGAAATCCAAATGGTTTTTGGAGTGACATTTCTGTTAGAACTAATTCGCAAGAAGAAAGTTTTGTAACGGTCAAGGTAAACGGTGAAGCGGACAAGAAATCCGTAGAAGGTAAAGCAGCTCAGTTTGTTATATGgtcaattatttatctaatgtttttattactttttagatCTCAAAGATTCGTTTTTAAATATTGTGAGTAGATTGAGCATGAAGCAAGTGTTTTCAAAGGATACAACAGCTACAATTATTGACAATGGAGAGGATCTACATGAAACGATAAATGGGATCAAGTTAAGAATTAGTCAAGaaacaaattacttttcaaacacAGCAATGATGaaagaattatataatgaaatctTCAAAGGACTTAGATTCATATCCAAGGACTCAGTTCTTTTAGATTTAAATTGTGGGTGTGGATTTTCTAGTATCAGTGCATCCTCGCATTGTAATACAGTCATAGGTTTTGATAAGAATGTAAATGATGCTTTGTACAATGCCGAGATGAATGGCGTTCAAGATCAAACATCTTTTTTCCATGGAGACTTGAAAATCACAATCCCACGATTTTTCGAAATAGCATCTGATTCAATGATAGCGAATAAACCagtttatgttttaattcatTCTAGAGAATCCATTGGGTATGAAGTATTTGAGTGTTTCCGTAAATGTCCACATATTGAGCGAGTAGTTTACGTGACATCCGTTCCTGAAAaacaacctttatttgattttatcaatatgataaaattcaGATTTAATTCTATGATGAAGAACTCTGTGAATTATACTCCCTTTAAATTCTGTTATGCCACTCCAATTGATTTGTACCCGTCCACCAGGCATTGTGAACATATCTTTGTGTTtagaagataattaataaatgctaTAATTATGATCATGGTTGTTCGTTTATTTAGTATACTCAAgctatattatatcaatatttaaaatttaaataatctattattaatAGGAATACACATACCGTTCATAATATAGGAGACTCCGTGACCcctgaagaattaaaaattgcaaatgaaaATCCCAAGATATTATGCAGTGAATTATCTCCTTGTGGAAAATTTATAGCTCTTGGTGATGACTTTAAAAGACTCTTGATCTGGGAAACAAATGGATGGAAATTAAAGTATCAAACTAAGGTAGAAAGAAGGATAAATAGAATTGCCTTTACTCCTGACTCTCAAAAAGTTGTCACTGCAGGTTATgcctcaaataaatatatactgaacttaaattatttcaagaaaaaatttaaaccatTATAGATAAAAGTGGGGATTCTTACTTATACGACATTTTGAATGATAAAGAAGAACTGATACTCGGGCATTTATCCATGCTGACGTGCATCGCTTTCAACGAAGACGGATCTCTCATGATAACCTCAGATAGAGATGAAAAAATACGCATTTCTCACTTCCCTAACGCCTACAACATCCAAGGATTCTGTCTCGGACATGAAGACTTTgttacaaatttcaaactaaTCAACAAGGATCTCTTGATATCCTCATCAGGTGATGGATCCCTACGTTTATGGAAATATTTGGAAGGTACCCAAGTTGATGTTGCCTATCCATTCCAGGATGCCCATATTGAGGTCAATGATGATGATCAAGATGCCGCTGTTATATATTTTAGCGTTCATGAAGTTACGGATTCTGATTCATACATTATTGTAGTTCTTGAAAggttagttattttcttttaaaaagtacctagaaaagttgaaaatttaacGCCAATGACTCAATAGGTCGCCCAGTCTTGTTTGTTATAAAGTATGTGATGGTAAACTCTGTTTCACGTCTTCTATTAAACTGCCTTCGCCGCCAATCACTGTGACTGTAAATAACTCGAGTTCTGTTTGGACACTTTGTCAAGATGGCTTACATATATTGGAATTAAACAAGGGGGCTATGAAGTTTGTTGGGGATTCAGTTTTCCAAGAGCTATTGCAAACATCAAAAGACGATCCGTTTTTCAAAGGTATAGCgtcaaataaaaagttctatATGAGATGGGTAATTGAGTGCAGTTATTTctgtatttcattaaatataacaaaataatttatccattcgtaattaatacatataagataaactatataaaaatattataataaaatcttatCTTATTCAGATTTGGATGGTAACGAGGGAAAAATCGAACAACTTCGCAAGCGTATAATAGATAATACAAGGGAGTATATGAAGCGTAAAGAAGAACGATTAGGAAAAGAAGTTGAACCAgtcgttaaaaaaaacaaaatgtaatgcttaaaattagaataataaatatacttttaatatttctacaaaaattaattgaagtaGAATCAAATCAACGAAacgtaattaaaataataataactactaTAGAAATGACAAACGATTGTTGAGCTcctaaaatttgattaaaaacagTTATAATTCGCCAATTCTCTGATTTGTAGCCTCTTCAGCTTTATCGCATACATTgtcatatctaaaaatataagaaattatattgataaaagttCATCTTTGTTCTCAGAACAACGATCGACTTTTTTCATTCGACATCAAATCTCcataaaaaggtaatttttaatcaaaccaACTTAAAAGtttgatgaaattttgtatacaagTAGATTATTACCTGCAAACTCTAAATCTAATGATGATTGGTTCCATAGATTTTGAATcctttaattttactattttaccAAAAACTGCCTTACTCATGAAATTTTTGATTGTCTCATATGCAGTCCCGTGACTACAAGGAAGGGgtttaaattttccttctctGAACTAAAAATGATATgcagtttattataaaaatacttcattattaATCAAGAgcatatatttcattagattttaaaaaagattaattatttcacacttaatatttataaataaaaaaaaaccaggatattttttaattgaaatcaaaatacaGTCGAATCCAAATGaaggaaactgctatttttcagatgaaaagtttACGATATCCGGATTCTTCTTATAtccaaagtatataaaaaagtaccACAAAATTTAGATACttatgaaaataagtaattCTGAAGTAAATTTCGAGGCAACCcgtgtttgattagatcctgttttCGACATGTCATAGAGGATGTTTAGCTTATCTTTCAGTTAAAGTATTTTAGGAAGGGGGGAGCACTCGTGATGTATATCCGTATTGATGGAAAAgcaatttgaaatgaatttaataagaaacatacagaaaaaaatttttGGGGCCAGCTTACGGTTTTTAcctataaaaagttaaaaatcatcATGGGAATTCTTCAATTCCtatgaagggaagaaaaagttgactttatacagattttttacttcattgttCTTCAAtgggaagtattttatgtattaaaaattggtATCTGAGAGAACGTTGATCgcatttttcttatatccagatttaaatgtattttccaaatatttttttttattctcttcttCCGTATAttgtaaatgatatttataactaaataataaatccaatttGAACTAGAATGGATACTCGTTAGAGCGTAAAGCCTTCACCTAAAATCAAATAGGTATGTacctcaatttgttccaaagttatggttgattatgtattttttacattttgtgtcACTTTGacctcaaaaaatttaataaagtgaccatatataatcttagtacaaagtttgatcaaaatcgatctgtaacttttccCGTAATCCTGTTGACTAACAAAGAAACGGAGGTAAAAACCTAAC
The Lepeophtheirus salmonis chromosome 10, UVic_Lsal_1.4, whole genome shotgun sequence DNA segment above includes these coding regions:
- the wuho gene encoding tRNA (guanine-N(7)-)-methyltransferase non-catalytic subunit wdr4, producing the protein MATLIAHNDFLFVSNGLKFIVMDFKRNTHTVHNIGDSVTPEELKIANENPKILCSELSPCGKFIALGDDFKRLLIWETNGWKLKYQTKVERRINRIAFTPDSQKVVTADKSGDSYLYDILNDKEELILGHLSMLTCIAFNEDGSLMITSDRDEKIRISHFPNAYNIQGFCLGHEDFVTNFKLINKDLLISSSGDGSLRLWKYLEGTQVDVAYPFQDAHIEVNDDDQDAAVIYFSVHEVTDSDSYIIVVLERSPSLVCYKVCDGKLCFTSSIKLPSPPITVTVNNSSSVWTLCQDGLHILELNKGAMKFVGDSVFQELLQTSKDDPFFKDLDGNEGKIEQLRKRIIDNTREYMKRKEERLGKEVEPVVKKNKM